The Polyangium aurulentum genomic interval GCCGATCGAGAACCACGGCTCGCTCTTCCTGCAAGACGCGCTTCGCTTCGGCAGGGCCGTGCAGCTCGTCGTCTCGGGCCGCGCCGACTACGTGCCCTACCTGCAGGACGTGGTCCTGTCACCGCGCGGCTCGCTCATCATCAAGCCGACGGATCTGCAGTCGATCCGCCTGAGCGGCTCGTCCGCGTTCCGCAACCCGAGCTTCCTCGAGTCGTACCTCGACCTTCCCATCCAGCTTCAGATCCCCGGCGCCGAGGTCACCTCCGCCTCCAAGCGGCAAGAGGACCCGGACTTCCGGCTCAAGCCCGAGCGCATCATCACCGCCGAGGCGAGCTACCTGAACCAGATGAGCGAGCTGTTCGAGTTCGAGCTCACGGCCTACTACAACCGCATCTCGGACCTGATCGTGCTCGCCCCCATCCGCCCGCGCACGCTCGCCAACCGCGCCGACGGCATCGGCGGCTTCAACCCCGCGACGGGCCGCTACGCCGTGGCCTTCGGCGGCTGGGAAAACCGCTGCGACACGTACAACGTCTTCGGCGGCGAGGTGGGCACGCGCGTCTACCCCGTGGAGGGCCTCGACGTCTTCGCCAACTACGCGCTGAACCTGTCGTCGCAGGAGCTGCCCAAAGGCTGCAACCTGCCCGAGGACAACCGCACGAGCCGACACAAGATCAACGCCGGCGTCCAGCTCCGCACCAAGCCCGGCATCGACGGCGAGATCACGCTCAACTACCAGACCGCGCAGACCTGGACCGAGCAGGTGGCCACGCTGCAGGGCATCGAGTACCAGCAGTTCGGCCTGCCCGGGTACTTGCTCTTGAACGGCCGCCTCGGCTGGCGCTTCCCGATCCTGAGCACCACGGGCGAGGTGTCGATCGCCGTGTTCAACGCCCTCGCAGGCTTGATGGGCGAAGAGCCGCCGCAGATGCACCCCTTCGGCAACCGCGTCGGCCGCCGCGTGATGGGCTTCTTCCAACACACTCTCTAGTTGGGGGGCGCGCCGAGCCCCTCCAGGCGTTCTGCGCGGGCGCAGAACGCGGGGCTCGGCTCTGCCCCCCAAACCCCCCGGGGTCGGACCGGGGGGTAGTTCGGTGAGCGGGAGACGGTTAGCGGGAGACGGTTAGCGGGAGACGGCTCGTGTGACGGCGTCGAGGAGGGGCTCGTCCTCGCCCGGCAGCACCGTGCGCGCATCGAGCAGCACGCGCCCGGATTGCACACGCGGCAGGACCGGCGGGGCGCCTTTACGCAGACGCTCGGCGATGAGGGAAGGATCGCCTTCGATCGCGACGCCCCAGGACGGCAGCGGATCCTCCGCGCAAGCCCCACCGCCCACGGCCCCAGACAGCTCGACCAGCGACGCCGCGATGCCGCGATCCGAGAGCGCATCGCACCAGCGTCGAGCGCGCGCCTCGAGCGCATCGAGCGGCGCGCGCATCGCCGCGAGCGCGGGCACGGCGTCGAGATCACCTTCCAGATAAGCGCTCAGCGTGGCCTCGAGCGCGACGAGCGGGAGCCTGCCGAGCCGCAAGGCACGCGCGAGCGGATCGCGACGACAGCGCGCGACGAGCGCCGAGCGCCCCACGATCGCGCCGCCTTGCGGACCGCCGAGCACCTTGTCGGTGCTGAAACAAACGACGTCCGACCCCGCGGCCACGCTCGCGGCGACCGTCGGCTCCGACAGCCCGAGCTTCTCCAGATCCACGAGCGCGCCTCCGCCGAGATCCTCGAGCAGCATCACGCCCCTCTCGCGCGCGAGCGCCGACAGCTCCCGGTGATCGGGCCTCTCCACGAACCCCACCTGCCGGAAGTTGCCCTGATGCACGCGCAGGATCGCCGCCGCATCCGGGTGCGCGTCGAGCGCGCGCGCGTAGTCCGAGGGGCGCGTGCGATTGGTCGTGCCCACCTCCACGAGCCGCGCTCCCGATCGCTCCATCACCTCCGGCACGCGAAAGCCGCCGCCGATCTCCACCAGCTCGCCGCGCGAGACCACGACGGGCCGCCCCGCCGCGAGCGACGACAGCATGAGCAGGACCGCCGCCGCGTTGTTGTTGACCACCAGCGCAGCCTCCGCGCCCGTCAACTCCGCGAGCGCGTCCTCCGCGAACGCGCCG includes:
- the selA gene encoding L-seryl-tRNA(Sec) selenium transferase — encoded protein: MSQAELRGIPRVDRVAGHPSLEEARRTLGTDAVTSLVRRAIGEARERAREGAAIPSVDDVAARVAELAGKMLRARARSVINATGVVLHTNLGRAPLGARAVEAVAASAGRYTSIEIDLDTGRRGRRGAFAEDALAELTGAEAALVVNNNAAAVLLMLSSLAAGRPVVVSRGELVEIGGGFRVPEVMERSGARLVEVGTTNRTRPSDYARALDAHPDAAAILRVHQGNFRQVGFVERPDHRELSALARERGVMLLEDLGGGALVDLEKLGLSEPTVAASVAAGSDVVCFSTDKVLGGPQGGAIVGRSALVARCRRDPLARALRLGRLPLVALEATLSAYLEGDLDAVPALAAMRAPLDALEARARRWCDALSDRGIAASLVELSGAVGGGACAEDPLPSWGVAIEGDPSLIAERLRKGAPPVLPRVQSGRVLLDARTVLPGEDEPLLDAVTRAVSR